A stretch of the Prochlorococcus marinus str. MIT 0918 genome encodes the following:
- a CDS encoding DNA polymerase III subunit gamma/tau: MISNYQPLHHKYRPKRFDDLVGQESIVSTLKQAINTNRIAPAYLFCGPRGTGKTSSARIFARSLNCLANNGPNINPCGKCSVCIEITNSIALDVIEIDAASNTGVDNIRELIEKAQFAPVQARWKVYVIDECHMLSNAAFNALLKTLEEPPSQTVFILATTDPQRLLQTILSRCQRFDFRRISLSSLTNHLQMIAIKEEININNECLSLIAKRSAGGLRDAESMLDQLSLLPPPINLDSVWELLGEVPEEKLLELAASLAIKNPSKLLEILNKLIDDGKEPIIILQGIASILRDLVVSKSIKNKALLCNISSNSHDKLEEISSKINLEDILRWQAYLKGSESQIRLSLQPKLWLEILLLGMLNTQPNNNQATPIKSRSINEKLKPVSEEKPSDLNNLIGIKKTIVPAENNVSQNELSDTWKQILSNVGLPSTKMLLSQQAKLTTLTKNQVIIKVSENWIGMIQSRKSIIEKAIKETLGESKELILEKQINLKSMNGELNSIESKVEKKQILNEQKMDSNQELTKKLEGKDNESKKTISREELVSEETENFANFFNGKIINLEDE; the protein is encoded by the coding sequence ATGATTTCCAATTACCAACCGCTGCATCATAAATATCGTCCAAAGCGATTTGATGATCTTGTAGGACAAGAATCAATTGTATCTACACTTAAACAAGCAATAAATACTAATCGGATTGCACCTGCCTATCTTTTTTGTGGGCCTAGAGGTACTGGAAAAACTTCCAGTGCAAGGATTTTTGCCCGTTCTTTAAATTGTTTAGCAAATAACGGACCAAATATTAATCCATGCGGCAAATGTAGCGTTTGTATAGAAATTACTAATAGTATCGCTTTAGATGTGATTGAAATAGATGCTGCTTCTAATACTGGTGTAGATAATATTCGAGAATTAATCGAAAAAGCTCAATTTGCACCTGTTCAAGCTCGTTGGAAAGTATACGTAATTGATGAATGCCATATGCTTTCGAATGCAGCTTTTAATGCATTATTAAAAACCTTAGAAGAACCTCCATCACAAACAGTTTTCATATTAGCCACAACTGATCCACAAAGGCTTTTACAAACAATTTTAAGCAGGTGTCAACGTTTTGATTTTCGTCGTATTTCCTTAAGTTCATTAACAAATCATTTGCAAATGATTGCTATTAAAGAAGAAATTAATATTAATAATGAATGCCTTAGTTTAATTGCTAAACGTTCTGCTGGTGGGCTGAGAGATGCAGAAAGCATGCTAGATCAATTAAGTCTATTACCACCACCAATAAACTTGGATTCAGTATGGGAATTACTTGGAGAAGTTCCTGAAGAAAAATTACTAGAGCTTGCAGCTTCTTTAGCAATAAAAAATCCAAGTAAATTATTAGAAATACTTAATAAATTAATAGATGATGGTAAAGAGCCAATAATAATTCTTCAAGGAATCGCGTCTATACTTAGAGATTTAGTAGTAAGCAAATCTATAAAAAATAAAGCTCTATTATGCAATATATCTAGCAACTCTCACGATAAACTAGAAGAAATTTCCTCAAAAATAAATTTGGAAGATATTTTACGGTGGCAAGCTTATCTGAAAGGTTCAGAATCACAAATTAGATTAAGTTTACAGCCAAAGCTATGGCTAGAAATTTTACTTTTAGGAATGCTAAATACACAACCTAATAACAATCAAGCAACCCCCATTAAATCTCGAAGTATCAATGAGAAATTAAAACCTGTTTCAGAAGAAAAACCTTCAGATTTGAATAATCTAATTGGGATAAAAAAAACTATTGTTCCAGCTGAAAATAATGTATCGCAAAATGAATTGTCAGATACTTGGAAACAAATACTTTCTAACGTTGGTTTACCTTCAACAAAAATGCTTTTATCCCAACAAGCCAAACTTACAACTTTAACAAAAAATCAAGTCATAATAAAAGTATCAGAGAATTGGATAGGGATGATTCAAAGTCGAAAAAGTATTATTGAAAAAGCGATTAAAGAAACACTAGGAGAAAGTAAAGAGTTAATTCTTGAAAAACAAATAAATCTAAAATCTATGAACGGGGAATTAAATAGTATTGAATCAAAAGTAGAAAAGAAACAAATATTAAATGAACAAAAAATGGATTCTAATCAAGAGTTAACGAAAAAATTAGAAGGTAAAGATAATGAATCAAAGAAAACAATCAGTAGGGAAGAATTAGTTTCAGAAGAAACAGAAAATTTTGCAAATTTTTTTAATGGAAAGATTATTAATTTAGAAGATGAATAA
- a CDS encoding glycosyltransferase, with amino-acid sequence MALARVTGENRRGKACLFLFACAFAGALPHSFDAPYRLFPALLFLFLLGSYGLRVVLLARSRASISSAVTYSSIPAEDLPSVDVLVSARDEETVVEKLINRLANVQYPEEKINICIINDGSQDNTASILEEKSQTFSNIKILHRAPSSGGGKSGALNYALQKLSGEWVFILDADADFPPDILLRLMPVAKEGSLAAIQLRKAVVNSQKNFLTCCQSMEMAMDAVIQEGRQNINGVVELRGNGELLNRIALDSCGGFNEETVTDDLDLSFRFLISGASIGILWNPPVTEEGVESLQALLRQRKRWAEGGLQRFFDYWSLLISKKLTIVQLIDLIAFFLLQYALPVISFFDLFIALVTKTLPLYWPLSLVAFTISGFACFRGAKKYSSGPNIPSPHFVNLLMFIIYLSHWFFVIPLITINMAFRSKKLIWLKTTHKGF; translated from the coding sequence ATGGCCTTAGCTCGAGTAACTGGAGAAAACCGACGAGGCAAGGCATGCTTATTTTTATTTGCATGTGCTTTTGCTGGGGCTTTACCTCATTCATTTGATGCACCATACAGACTTTTTCCAGCATTACTGTTTTTGTTTTTATTAGGTAGTTATGGATTAAGAGTTGTTTTATTGGCTCGTTCTCGAGCAAGTATCTCTTCAGCCGTTACATATTCTTCGATACCAGCTGAAGATTTACCTTCTGTTGATGTTTTGGTTTCAGCTAGGGATGAAGAAACAGTAGTAGAAAAATTAATTAATAGATTGGCTAATGTTCAATATCCAGAAGAAAAAATTAATATATGCATTATTAATGATGGCAGCCAAGATAATACTGCATCAATTTTAGAAGAAAAGAGCCAAACATTTTCAAATATCAAAATCCTTCATCGAGCTCCTTCGTCGGGAGGAGGAAAATCAGGAGCATTGAATTATGCCTTACAAAAATTAAGCGGAGAATGGGTTTTTATTTTGGATGCAGATGCAGATTTCCCTCCAGATATTTTGCTGCGATTGATGCCGGTTGCCAAAGAAGGGAGCTTGGCAGCTATTCAATTAAGAAAAGCTGTTGTGAATTCTCAGAAGAATTTTCTGACTTGTTGTCAATCGATGGAAATGGCCATGGATGCTGTTATTCAAGAAGGGCGACAGAATATCAATGGTGTTGTTGAATTAAGGGGTAACGGGGAGCTTTTAAATAGAATCGCATTAGATAGTTGTGGGGGATTTAATGAGGAAACAGTTACTGATGATCTGGATTTAAGTTTTAGATTTTTAATCTCTGGAGCTTCTATAGGAATTCTTTGGAATCCTCCTGTAACAGAGGAGGGTGTTGAATCTCTTCAAGCATTATTGAGACAGAGAAAACGTTGGGCTGAAGGTGGATTGCAGCGTTTTTTTGATTATTGGTCTTTATTGATATCTAAGAAATTAACTATTGTTCAACTTATTGATTTAATTGCTTTCTTTTTATTGCAATATGCGTTGCCTGTCATATCTTTTTTTGATTTATTCATTGCACTTGTGACAAAAACGCTGCCTCTATATTGGCCTTTATCTTTGGTTGCATTTACTATTTCAGGATTTGCTTGTTTTCGTGGTGCGAAAAAATACTCATCTGGCCCTAATATTCCTTCTCCTCATTTTGTAAACTTATTAATGTTTATTATTTATTTATCCCATTGGTTTTTTGTAATTCCATTAATCACAATTAATATGGCATTTAGATCAAAAAAATTGATCTGGTTAAAAACCACTCATAAAGGATTTTAG
- a CDS encoding SpoIID/LytB domain-containing protein: MNSFFVPKVFFCSLLLLLDFSNYEYRAEDAQILPTHFSTTQPLPFKDSQELLVSLETYLGKPRLDGSHAADLKLVSPGRPIFLKDSKGLTHKAAQITISWQRVDLQRPLKFVRQVIGPFASFESAQRVSELLRQEGIPSLVAYPSDWEVWISEGHNIPENFNSRIVQKNVFFKVKPVLKLGSIDFLISGDLEIFAPDGLFWKGGLYSGPFYLKPDAYGSWSLIEKVPIEKYLLGVLPHEIGSSSPPAALAAQAVLARTWAISNRKRFEIDGYHLCSNTQCQVYKDPNQSNDAVARAISSTAGKILSWNGQPINAVYHATNGGVGAAGNEAWSMASLPYLKTFLDGSTRWRKQFSLPLNEDFQIQRLLKKRDGAFGNNHRLFRWKRVLKAEEIKEKLALTNLSTFLPKTINILKRGTSGRVLALEIQGSKKNSKIILRLDAIRRNLRNLPSTLFYVEQIEEGSWQFIGGGFGHGAGLSQAGAIDLAHRGWTTKKILKHYYPGTTYESFE, from the coding sequence ATGAACAGTTTTTTTGTACCCAAAGTATTTTTTTGTAGTTTATTGCTGCTGCTTGATTTTAGTAATTATGAATATAGGGCCGAGGATGCTCAAATTTTGCCAACTCATTTTTCAACTACTCAACCATTACCTTTTAAAGACTCTCAGGAACTGTTAGTTAGCTTGGAAACATATTTAGGTAAACCACGTCTGGATGGGTCTCATGCAGCAGATTTGAAGTTAGTTAGTCCTGGCAGGCCAATATTTTTGAAAGATTCCAAGGGTTTGACGCATAAAGCAGCTCAAATAACAATAAGTTGGCAAAGAGTTGATCTGCAAAGGCCTCTAAAATTTGTTAGGCAGGTTATTGGTCCATTTGCAAGTTTTGAATCCGCTCAGAGGGTTTCAGAATTATTAAGGCAAGAGGGGATTCCAAGCCTAGTTGCCTATCCATCTGACTGGGAGGTATGGATTTCTGAGGGACATAATATACCTGAAAATTTTAATTCTCGAATTGTCCAGAAAAATGTGTTCTTTAAGGTTAAACCAGTCTTAAAACTTGGTTCAATTGATTTTTTAATTTCCGGAGATTTAGAAATTTTTGCTCCTGATGGTTTGTTTTGGAAGGGAGGCTTGTATTCAGGACCTTTTTATTTGAAACCTGATGCATATGGAAGTTGGTCATTAATCGAAAAGGTTCCTATTGAGAAATATTTACTTGGAGTTTTACCTCATGAAATTGGGAGTTCATCTCCCCCTGCAGCATTAGCTGCACAAGCAGTTTTGGCTAGAACATGGGCTATTTCTAATAGAAAGCGTTTTGAAATTGATGGATATCATTTATGTAGCAATACTCAGTGTCAGGTTTATAAAGATCCTAATCAATCTAATGATGCAGTTGCTAGAGCTATTTCATCAACTGCTGGCAAGATACTTAGTTGGAATGGCCAACCAATTAATGCTGTATATCATGCTACAAATGGAGGGGTAGGTGCTGCTGGCAATGAGGCATGGTCTATGGCTTCTTTACCCTATCTTAAAACCTTTTTAGATGGGTCGACACGCTGGCGGAAGCAGTTTTCATTGCCTTTAAATGAAGATTTTCAGATACAAAGGCTCTTAAAGAAACGAGATGGTGCTTTTGGTAATAATCATCGCCTTTTTAGATGGAAAAGAGTTTTAAAAGCAGAAGAAATTAAGGAAAAATTGGCTTTAACAAACTTATCTACGTTTCTACCTAAGACTATTAATATTTTAAAACGGGGTACTAGTGGCAGAGTTTTAGCATTGGAGATTCAAGGAAGCAAAAAAAATTCAAAAATTATTCTTCGATTAGATGCTATTAGAAGAAATCTGAGAAATTTGCCTAGTACGCTTTTTTATGTTGAACAAATTGAAGAAGGTTCTTGGCAATTTATTGGAGGAGGTTTTGGTCATGGAGCTGGCTTATCTCAAGCTGGTGCAATTGATTTAGCCCATAGAGGATGGACAACCAAGAAGATTCTTAAGCATTATTACCCAGGAACAACATATGAATCTTTTGAATAG
- the rpmI gene encoding 50S ribosomal protein L35 encodes MPKLKTRKAAAKRFKATGTGKFMRRRAFRNHLLDHKSSKLKRHLATKAVVDERDADNVSLMLPYS; translated from the coding sequence ATGCCTAAACTAAAAACTCGCAAAGCTGCTGCAAAGCGATTTAAAGCAACAGGCACTGGCAAGTTCATGCGTCGCAGAGCTTTCCGGAATCACTTGCTAGATCATAAGAGTTCTAAACTCAAACGCCATCTTGCAACAAAAGCCGTTGTTGATGAACGTGATGCAGACAATGTGAGCTTAATGCTCCCATATAGCTAA
- the rplT gene encoding 50S ribosomal protein L20, with protein MSRVKRGNVARKRRNKILRLAKGFKGSNGSLFRTANQRVMKALCNAYRDRKRRKRDFRRLWISRINAAARLNGMSYSKLVGELKKANIQINRKMLAQLALIAPRNFEQIVTGLKS; from the coding sequence ATGTCACGCGTTAAAAGAGGAAATGTTGCTAGAAAACGGCGTAATAAAATTCTCCGATTAGCAAAAGGCTTTAAAGGAAGCAACGGCAGTCTTTTTCGCACTGCAAATCAGCGAGTAATGAAAGCACTTTGCAATGCTTACAGAGATAGAAAGCGTCGTAAACGTGACTTCAGAAGATTATGGATCTCAAGAATAAATGCAGCAGCAAGGTTAAATGGAATGAGCTATAGCAAATTAGTCGGAGAGCTCAAAAAAGCAAATATTCAAATTAATAGGAAAATGTTGGCTCAATTAGCTTTAATTGCCCCCCGCAACTTTGAACAAATCGTAACAGGGTTAAAAAGTTAA
- a CDS encoding thiazole synthase, whose amino-acid sequence MTHNSSLLTIGGKDFHSRLLTGTGKYTSIENMSESLTKSECEIVTVAIRRVQTAEVSHQGLMETINWEKYWMLPNTAGCTNADEAVRIAKMGREFAKLAGQEENNFIKLEVIPDKKYLLPDPFGTLNAAEQLIKENFVVLPYINADPLLAKKLEEIGCAAVMPLGSAIGSAQGIRNETNIGIIIENANVPVIVDAGIGVPSHAAKAMEMGADAVLINSAIALAKTPQTMAQAMKKAVEAGREGFLAGRLTERQHALPSSPISDISTMESKITQ is encoded by the coding sequence ATGACTCATAATTCTTCTCTATTAACTATCGGAGGAAAGGACTTTCATAGCAGGCTTTTAACTGGGACAGGAAAATACACAAGTATAGAAAACATGAGTGAAAGTCTAACGAAATCTGAATGTGAAATTGTCACCGTAGCAATAAGAAGAGTTCAAACTGCTGAGGTTTCTCACCAAGGTTTAATGGAAACAATTAACTGGGAAAAATATTGGATGCTGCCCAATACTGCTGGATGCACAAATGCAGATGAAGCAGTTCGAATAGCAAAAATGGGTAGAGAGTTTGCCAAACTTGCTGGGCAAGAAGAGAACAATTTCATCAAACTTGAAGTTATTCCAGATAAAAAATATCTTCTACCTGATCCATTTGGAACACTTAATGCAGCCGAACAATTAATCAAAGAAAACTTTGTAGTTCTCCCATATATCAATGCTGACCCTCTTTTAGCAAAAAAACTTGAGGAGATTGGATGCGCAGCAGTCATGCCTCTTGGGTCAGCAATAGGTTCTGCTCAAGGAATTCGAAATGAAACAAATATTGGAATTATTATTGAAAACGCTAATGTTCCAGTCATCGTTGATGCTGGGATTGGCGTACCAAGCCATGCCGCCAAGGCTATGGAAATGGGTGCCGACGCCGTGTTAATTAACAGCGCCATCGCTCTGGCAAAAACCCCTCAAACAATGGCACAAGCCATGAAAAAAGCGGTTGAGGCAGGTCGGGAGGGATTTTTAGCAGGACGTTTAACTGAAAGGCAACATGCCCTTCCAAGCTCACCAATAAGTGATATTTCTACAATGGAATCAAAAATCACTCAGTAA
- a CDS encoding DNA-binding protein, which produces MTVTEESGGRLNAFANEPKIEVIAEKHYNDWKYPQFVIFGGIFLISIISVSLIIK; this is translated from the coding sequence ATGACAGTTACAGAAGAATCAGGGGGAAGACTAAATGCATTTGCAAACGAACCAAAAATTGAAGTAATTGCTGAGAAGCATTACAATGACTGGAAATATCCTCAATTCGTAATTTTTGGAGGTATATTCTTAATAAGTATTATTAGTGTTTCTTTAATAATTAAGTGA
- a CDS encoding NAD-dependent epimerase/dehydratase family protein, with translation MKVFVLGGDGFCGWPCSVNLAEHGHDVLIVDNLSRRKIDIDLEVESLTPITSIGERLDAWKEIGGNPIRFSRLDIANEYQRLLDLLIEERPDAIVHFAEQRAAPYSMKSSATKRYTVDNNVNGTHNLLAAIVESGLNIHVVHLGTMGVYGYGSHRGATIPEGYLKVEVPQPDGSRFEEEILHPASPGSVYHMTKTLDQLLFLYYNKNDNVKITDLHQGIVWGTNTEATSKDPRLTNRFDYDGDYGTVLNRFLMQAAINYPLTVHGTGGQTRAFIHIRDSVKCVQLALENPPQEGERVKIFNQMTESHQVGELAKKVASLTGAKVNYLPNPRNEAVENDLIVDNRCFIDLGLKPTTLDDGLLTEVVDVARRWSNRCDKNRIPCVSAWTSTQAQAIQKPK, from the coding sequence GTGAAAGTTTTTGTTCTAGGTGGCGACGGCTTCTGTGGTTGGCCATGTTCTGTGAACTTGGCAGAACATGGACATGATGTTCTCATAGTCGACAATCTCAGTCGTCGAAAAATAGATATCGATCTTGAAGTCGAATCATTGACTCCAATTACCAGTATTGGAGAACGTTTAGATGCATGGAAGGAAATTGGTGGGAATCCAATTCGCTTTTCAAGACTTGATATAGCCAATGAATATCAACGGTTACTCGACCTTTTAATAGAAGAACGACCTGACGCAATAGTTCATTTTGCAGAACAACGTGCTGCTCCTTACTCAATGAAAAGCAGTGCAACTAAAAGGTATACCGTAGATAATAATGTCAATGGAACTCATAATCTTTTAGCGGCAATTGTTGAATCTGGATTAAATATTCATGTTGTTCATTTAGGAACAATGGGAGTATATGGATATGGGTCGCATAGAGGTGCAACTATTCCTGAGGGTTATTTAAAAGTTGAAGTGCCTCAACCTGATGGGAGCAGATTCGAAGAAGAAATTCTTCATCCAGCTAGCCCAGGCAGTGTTTACCACATGACTAAAACACTTGATCAATTGCTTTTTCTTTATTACAACAAAAACGATAATGTGAAAATTACAGACCTTCATCAAGGAATTGTATGGGGAACTAATACCGAAGCCACTTCAAAAGACCCTCGACTAACTAATAGATTTGATTATGACGGTGATTATGGAACTGTGCTCAATAGATTTCTTATGCAAGCTGCAATAAATTACCCTCTAACCGTTCATGGGACAGGAGGACAAACGAGAGCTTTTATTCATATTCGTGACTCAGTAAAATGTGTTCAACTAGCTCTTGAAAATCCACCCCAGGAAGGAGAAAGAGTCAAAATCTTCAATCAAATGACAGAAAGTCATCAAGTGGGTGAACTAGCAAAAAAAGTAGCTTCACTAACTGGAGCTAAAGTGAATTATCTGCCTAATCCTCGTAATGAAGCAGTAGAAAATGATCTTATTGTTGATAATCGTTGCTTTATTGATCTAGGCCTCAAACCAACAACACTAGATGATGGCCTCTTAACTGAAGTTGTTGATGTTGCTCGTCGTTGGTCTAATCGATGCGACAAAAATCGTATACCATGTGTTTCAGCCTGGACTTCAACCCAAGCACAAGCAATACAAAAGCCTAAATAA
- a CDS encoding glycosyltransferase family 4 protein, which produces MKIAFFTETFLPKVDGIVTRLTKTIESLTKAGDEVVVFCPEGCPNEYMGAKVIGVPAMPLPLYPELKLGLPGAAVSDALDELKPDLIHVVNPAVLGLGGIWLAKTNGIPLVASYHTHLPKYLEHYGMGMLEPLLWELLKAAHNQAILNLCTSSAMVKELSEKGIQNTELWQRGVDTETFRPELRNDDMRKKLLGKFTDTGSLLIYVGRLSAEKQIERIKPVLEKIPEARLALVGDGPYRNQLEKIFENTATTFVGYLSGNALASAYASGDAFLFPSSTETLGLVLLEAMAAGCPVVGANKGGIPDIITDGVNGCLYNPDAKNDGTESLVKATQKLLGNENERKIMRNAARLEAEKWGWSSATEQLRGFYKKILEKSDNQIAA; this is translated from the coding sequence GTGAAGATTGCTTTTTTTACTGAAACTTTTCTCCCAAAAGTAGATGGAATAGTAACAAGACTAACAAAAACCATTGAGAGTCTCACAAAAGCAGGAGATGAAGTCGTTGTCTTTTGCCCTGAAGGTTGTCCAAATGAATATATGGGCGCCAAAGTTATAGGTGTACCAGCAATGCCCTTGCCTCTTTATCCAGAGCTCAAACTTGGTCTTCCTGGTGCAGCAGTTTCAGATGCCCTAGATGAATTAAAGCCAGATTTAATTCATGTAGTGAATCCAGCTGTTCTAGGGCTAGGAGGGATCTGGTTAGCAAAAACAAATGGTATCCCTTTAGTTGCTAGCTATCACACTCATCTTCCCAAATATCTTGAACACTATGGAATGGGGATGCTTGAACCACTTCTTTGGGAACTACTTAAAGCTGCTCATAATCAAGCAATATTAAATCTTTGCACTTCTAGTGCAATGGTTAAAGAGTTAAGCGAAAAAGGAATTCAAAATACTGAACTTTGGCAAAGGGGGGTAGATACAGAAACCTTTCGACCTGAATTACGCAATGATGATATGCGTAAAAAACTTTTAGGAAAATTTACCGATACAGGATCTCTTTTAATTTATGTAGGTAGGTTATCAGCTGAAAAACAAATCGAAAGAATAAAGCCTGTACTAGAAAAAATACCTGAAGCAAGATTAGCTTTAGTAGGAGATGGGCCTTATAGAAATCAACTTGAAAAAATCTTTGAAAATACTGCAACAACATTTGTAGGTTATTTATCAGGAAATGCACTGGCCAGTGCATATGCATCAGGGGATGCATTCTTATTTCCTTCAAGTACTGAAACTCTAGGATTAGTTCTTCTAGAAGCGATGGCTGCAGGCTGCCCTGTGGTAGGGGCCAATAAAGGAGGGATACCAGATATCATTACTGATGGAGTGAATGGTTGTCTATATAATCCTGATGCAAAAAATGATGGTACTGAAAGCCTAGTTAAAGCTACGCAAAAACTACTGGGAAATGAAAACGAAAGGAAAATTATGAGAAACGCTGCTCGATTAGAAGCCGAAAAATGGGGTTGGTCTAGTGCTACAGAACAATTAAGAGGTTTTTATAAAAAAATACTAGAGAAAAGTGACAATCAAATAGCTGCTTAA